Proteins found in one Falsirhodobacter algicola genomic segment:
- a CDS encoding manganese catalase family protein — MFYVDNKLQYPVRVDTPNPLFARALQQAIGGVEGEIRVAMQYFFQACGARGNPKFRDLLMNTAAEELGHIEMLATAVALNLEGAPLSLKEEMAKDSAINAVMGGINLKNLLSSGLSAMPVDSDGVPFDMSHIYASGNIAADMTANIAAESTGRTLAVRLYNMTDDPGMKDMLQYLIARDTMHQNQWMAALEELGGATGAFPIPNSHPQAEEKTEFSYAYLGFHADGSEPAPGRWSSGASVDGKGDFTSQPMKPLGQEPNLGKAKPKSGAQSEQI; from the coding sequence ATGTTCTACGTTGACAACAAGCTGCAATACCCCGTCCGCGTCGATACGCCGAACCCGCTTTTCGCTCGCGCCCTTCAGCAGGCGATCGGCGGTGTGGAAGGCGAAATCCGCGTCGCGATGCAGTACTTCTTCCAAGCCTGCGGCGCGCGCGGCAATCCGAAGTTCCGCGACCTTCTGATGAACACCGCCGCCGAGGAGCTGGGCCATATCGAGATGCTGGCCACCGCCGTCGCCCTGAACCTCGAAGGCGCACCGCTCAGCCTGAAGGAAGAGATGGCGAAGGACAGCGCGATCAATGCGGTGATGGGGGGCATCAACCTCAAGAACCTCCTGTCCTCGGGCCTGTCGGCCATGCCGGTGGACAGCGACGGCGTGCCCTTCGACATGTCCCACATCTATGCCAGCGGCAACATCGCCGCCGACATGACGGCCAACATCGCCGCCGAATCCACGGGCCGGACGCTGGCCGTGCGCCTGTACAACATGACCGACGATCCGGGCATGAAGGACATGCTGCAATATCTGATCGCGCGCGACACCATGCACCAGAACCAATGGATGGCCGCGCTGGAGGAACTGGGCGGGGCGACCGGCGCCTTCCCGATCCCCAACAGCCACCCGCAGGCCGAAGAGAAGACCGAGTTTAGCTATGCCTATCTCGGCTTCCACGCCGACGGGAGCGAGCCGGCACCGGGCCGCTGGTCCTCGGGCGCGTCGGTGGACGGCAAGGGCGATTTCACCAGCCAGCCGATGAAGCCGCTGGGGCAGGAGCCGAACCTCGGCAAGGCCAAACCCAAGAGCGGCGCACAGTCCGAACAGATCTGA
- a CDS encoding Lrp/AsnC family transcriptional regulator, with protein sequence MTLDPTDRRILSVLQMQGRITNAELAERVNLSPSACHRRVQRLEEEGVIAGYVALLDARRMKRPTVVFVEITLSGQADEVLAAFEAAVQRIPDVMECHLMAGTADYLLKVLAQDTDDFARIHRQYLARLPGVAQMHSSFALKTVFRTTAIPV encoded by the coding sequence ATGACCCTCGACCCGACCGACCGCCGCATCCTTTCCGTCCTGCAGATGCAGGGCCGGATCACCAATGCCGAACTGGCCGAACGGGTGAACCTCTCGCCCTCGGCCTGCCACAGGCGGGTGCAGCGGTTGGAGGAGGAGGGCGTGATCGCCGGCTATGTCGCGCTGCTGGATGCGCGGCGGATGAAGCGGCCGACCGTCGTCTTCGTGGAGATCACGCTGTCGGGGCAGGCCGACGAGGTGCTCGCCGCCTTCGAGGCGGCGGTGCAGCGCATCCCCGATGTCATGGAATGCCACCTGATGGCCGGGACTGCCGATTACCTTTTGAAGGTGCTGGCGCAGGATACCGACGATTTCGCCCGCATCCACCGGCAGTATCTGGCGCGGCTGCCGGGGGTGGCGCAGATGCATTCCTCTTTCGCGCTGAAGACGGTGTTCCGCACCACCGCCATCCCCGTATGA
- the malQ gene encoding 4-alpha-glucanotransferase — MAGLEERAKALGIAVEYEGTGGQHHRAPDATLAALTAAFGDGAGPADATLRAPGGVRCHLPDGLRGWGVAVQLYQLRSDRNWGIGDFADLLALAPHLAAAGADFVGLNPVHSLFLADPAACSPFSPSDRRFLNPLYLAVDRMKGFVPTMADPAALRAVRGTDLVDYPAVAALKLRALRAIWMAAGSPDADPAFCAEDRDDLDRHALFEAVSAHMAAQGHGAAWTEWPADWQEADGPAIRTFAADHAAELAFHRWLQQETDRQLAAAHRACLKAGMRIGLYLDFAVGEARGGAGSWGRTDVLNGVRIGAPPDYFNESGQDWGLMALSPVAMTEGRAAPFAALMRRAMTHAGALRIDHAMGLWQLFLIPDGTDPSAGTYARYPVGDMLTALADASHARGAMIIGEDLGNVPDGFRAVMDEVGILSYRILLFERGEAGYIPPADYPVNAMVCLSTHDLPTFQGWWQGDDIRLRRRFGLVRAATAEEQTAARKGERRDLLNALAAEGLIAPGTTPPAEGPAPEAIVTAVHRFLARAPSRLMAVRLEDLAGELRPVNLPSTTDDDHPNWRPKLRRDWREIVRSDRFGALTQAIAAERPRNK, encoded by the coding sequence ATGGCGGGGCTGGAGGAACGGGCGAAGGCCCTCGGCATCGCGGTCGAGTATGAGGGGACCGGCGGGCAGCATCACCGCGCCCCGGACGCCACGCTGGCGGCCCTGACGGCGGCCTTCGGGGATGGGGCGGGACCGGCCGATGCGACGCTGCGCGCGCCCGGCGGCGTGCGGTGCCACCTGCCGGACGGGCTGCGCGGTTGGGGCGTGGCGGTGCAGCTTTATCAACTCCGCTCGGACCGGAACTGGGGCATCGGGGATTTTGCGGATCTGTTGGCCCTTGCCCCGCATCTGGCGGCGGCGGGGGCCGATTTTGTCGGGCTGAACCCGGTGCATTCCCTGTTTCTGGCCGATCCGGCGGCGTGCAGCCCCTTTTCCCCGTCCGACCGGCGGTTCCTGAACCCGCTCTATCTGGCCGTGGACCGGATGAAGGGGTTCGTACCCACCATGGCCGATCCCGCCGCGCTGCGGGCTGTGCGGGGGACGGACCTCGTCGATTACCCGGCGGTGGCGGCGCTGAAGCTGCGGGCGCTGCGGGCGATCTGGATGGCCGCCGGATCGCCGGATGCGGACCCGGCCTTTTGCGCCGAAGACCGGGACGATCTGGACCGCCACGCCCTGTTCGAGGCCGTATCGGCCCATATGGCGGCGCAGGGGCATGGGGCCGCATGGACGGAGTGGCCTGCGGATTGGCAGGAGGCGGACGGCCCCGCCATCCGAACCTTCGCTGCGGATCACGCCGCCGAACTCGCCTTTCACCGCTGGCTTCAGCAGGAAACCGACCGCCAGCTTGCCGCCGCCCACCGCGCCTGCCTTAAGGCCGGGATGCGCATCGGCCTCTATCTCGATTTCGCGGTCGGCGAGGCGCGCGGCGGCGCCGGAAGCTGGGGCCGCACCGATGTTCTGAACGGCGTGCGCATCGGCGCCCCGCCCGATTACTTCAACGAAAGCGGTCAGGACTGGGGATTGATGGCCCTATCGCCCGTGGCGATGACCGAAGGGCGCGCGGCGCCCTTTGCCGCCCTGATGCGCCGCGCGATGACCCATGCGGGCGCGCTGCGCATCGATCACGCCATGGGGCTGTGGCAGCTTTTCCTGATCCCCGACGGGACGGACCCGTCGGCAGGCACCTATGCCCGCTATCCGGTGGGCGATATGCTGACGGCGCTGGCCGATGCCTCGCACGCGCGGGGGGCGATGATCATCGGCGAGGATCTGGGCAATGTGCCGGACGGTTTTCGCGCGGTGATGGACGAGGTGGGCATCCTTTCCTACCGCATCCTTTTGTTCGAACGGGGCGAGGCCGGCTACATCCCGCCCGCCGACTATCCAGTGAATGCGATGGTGTGCCTATCGACGCATGATCTGCCGACGTTTCAGGGCTGGTGGCAGGGCGATGACATCCGCCTGCGCCGCCGCTTCGGCCTTGTCCGCGCCGCCACCGCCGAGGAACAGACCGCCGCCCGCAAGGGGGAGCGCCGCGATCTGCTGAACGCCCTCGCCGCCGAAGGGCTGATCGCGCCCGGCACCACGCCCCCCGCCGAAGGCCCCGCCCCCGAGGCGATCGTCACCGCCGTCCACCGCTTCCTCGCCCGCGCTCCGTCCCGCCTGATGGCCGTACGGCTGGAGGATCTGGCCGGAGAGCTGCGCCCCGTGAACCTGCCCAGCACCACGGATGACGATCACCCCAACTGGCGCCCAAAGCTGCGCCGCGACTGGCGGGAGATCGTCCGCTCGGACCGCTTCGGCGCGCTGACGCAGGCCATCGCCGCCGAACGTCCCCGGAACAAGTAG
- a CDS encoding ferritin-like domain-containing protein — MPRSGPAHSVYLDGLKNAHGMENQALSIMKPQLKRIEHYPDVAAQLERHIHETEGQIARLEHILGELGESHSKLKDAALSFTGSMAALTHSAATDEILKNSFANFAFENFEIAAYTSLMTAAEETGAAEANALLRQSLEEERRMARWIEENLPAITRAYIGRAEAGARADV, encoded by the coding sequence ATGCCCCGTTCCGGACCCGCCCATTCCGTCTATCTCGACGGGCTTAAGAACGCCCACGGGATGGAGAACCAAGCCCTGTCCATCATGAAGCCGCAACTGAAGCGGATCGAGCATTACCCCGATGTCGCTGCCCAGCTGGAGCGCCACATCCATGAGACGGAAGGCCAGATCGCCCGGCTGGAACATATCCTCGGCGAGCTTGGCGAGAGCCATTCCAAGCTGAAGGATGCCGCCCTGTCGTTCACCGGCAGCATGGCCGCACTGACCCACAGCGCCGCCACCGACGAGATCCTGAAGAACAGCTTCGCCAACTTCGCCTTCGAGAATTTCGAGATCGCGGCCTACACCTCGCTGATGACCGCCGCCGAGGAGACCGGCGCCGCCGAGGCGAACGCCCTGCTGCGCCAGAGCCTCGAGGAAGAGCGGCGCATGGCCCGGTGGATCGAGGAGAACCTTCCCGCCATCACCCGCGCCTATATCGGCCGCGCCGAAGCGGGCGCCCGCGCCGACGTCTGA
- a CDS encoding COQ9 family protein yields MESTEAKNAVIDAALAHVAFDGWSEATLRAALSDAGVSAGLGRALFPRGAVDLALAYHWRGDAAMAERALTAPLGDMPYRARVATLIRYRLEAADKEAVRRGSTLFALPQHAGDGARAVWHTADTIWRALGDTSDDVNWYTKRATLSGVYAATVLYWLGDDSTGHQATWDFLDRRIEGVMRFEGVKARCAGNPLVKAAMLPLSWIRAPQSTDMPGRTW; encoded by the coding sequence ATGGAAAGCACCGAGGCGAAGAATGCCGTGATCGACGCGGCCTTGGCCCATGTCGCATTTGACGGCTGGTCGGAGGCGACGCTGCGCGCGGCCCTGTCGGATGCGGGGGTGTCCGCCGGTCTGGGGCGGGCGCTGTTCCCGCGCGGCGCGGTGGATCTGGCGCTGGCCTATCACTGGCGCGGCGATGCCGCCATGGCCGAGCGGGCGCTGACGGCCCCGCTGGGCGATATGCCCTATCGCGCAAGGGTCGCGACGCTGATCCGCTACCGCCTAGAGGCCGCCGACAAGGAGGCCGTGCGCCGCGGCTCCACCCTGTTCGCGCTGCCGCAACATGCCGGCGACGGGGCCCGCGCCGTATGGCACACGGCCGATACGATCTGGCGCGCGCTGGGCGATACGTCCGACGACGTGAACTGGTACACCAAGCGCGCGACGCTCTCGGGCGTCTATGCGGCCACGGTCCTCTATTGGCTGGGCGATGACAGCACCGGCCATCAGGCGACGTGGGATTTCCTCGATCGCCGGATCGAAGGAGTGATGCGATTCGAAGGCGTGAAGGCCCGCTGCGCCGGCAATCCGCTGGTGAAGGCGGCGATGCTGCCGCTTTCGTGGATCCGCGCGCCGCAATCGACCGATATGCCGGGAAGGACGTGGTGA
- the mscL gene encoding large conductance mechanosensitive channel protein MscL, giving the protein MIEEFKKFIARGNVLDLAVGIIIGAAFTAIVNSVVQDLINPVIGLVIGGIDFTNLYWVLSGDVPEGSSLEQAREAGAAVFAYGSFIMACINFLIIAFVVFLIVKGVNRVKDAAHRQVEEAAEAPVPPPGPTQEELLVQIRDLLARQA; this is encoded by the coding sequence ATGATTGAAGAATTCAAGAAATTCATAGCGCGCGGCAATGTTCTTGATCTGGCGGTCGGGATCATCATCGGCGCGGCCTTCACCGCGATCGTCAATTCGGTGGTGCAGGATCTGATCAACCCGGTGATCGGCCTCGTCATCGGCGGGATCGATTTCACCAACCTCTATTGGGTGCTGTCGGGCGATGTGCCCGAAGGGTCCAGCCTCGAGCAGGCGCGCGAGGCCGGGGCGGCCGTCTTCGCCTATGGCAGCTTCATCATGGCCTGCATCAACTTCCTCATCATCGCCTTCGTGGTCTTCCTGATCGTGAAGGGCGTGAACCGCGTGAAGGATGCCGCGCACCGCCAAGTGGAGGAAGCCGCCGAGGCCCCCGTGCCGCCGCCCGGCCCGACGCAGGAAGAGCTGCTGGTGCAGATCCGCGACCTGCTGGCGCGTCAGGCCTGA
- a CDS encoding FadR/GntR family transcriptional regulator: MPSESPQEVNSAYALERLRTFLTEADLASGSRLPTERQLAETFGVGRRALRRALDALEAEGLLWRRQGAGTFLGERDVASLSPSALIATTDFAEIMEVRLRIEPALAQMAALRARPDEVERMRDLAERISASEDADARELWDGMLHRLIAQAARNTLFLGLFDIVNRIRQDAAWCAIREQARISAGSRAITIMQHTAIVDAIGARDPASAGRAMHEHLLLLQDTLNRQTSHYPDQSPDVPAPPPIQQGNLT, from the coding sequence ATGCCGTCCGAATCTCCACAGGAAGTTAACTCCGCCTATGCCCTCGAACGGTTGCGCACCTTTCTAACCGAGGCCGATCTTGCAAGCGGCAGCCGCCTGCCGACCGAGCGGCAATTAGCCGAGACCTTCGGCGTCGGGCGCCGGGCCCTACGCCGCGCCCTCGATGCGCTGGAGGCTGAGGGCCTGCTCTGGCGGCGCCAGGGGGCCGGAACCTTCCTCGGCGAGCGCGATGTCGCGTCGCTCAGCCCCTCGGCCCTGATCGCCACCACCGATTTCGCGGAGATCATGGAAGTCCGTTTGCGGATCGAACCGGCTCTGGCGCAGATGGCGGCCCTGCGTGCCCGCCCGGATGAGGTGGAACGGATGCGCGACCTTGCCGAACGCATCAGCGCCTCGGAAGATGCCGATGCGCGCGAATTGTGGGACGGCATGCTGCACCGCCTCATTGCGCAGGCTGCGCGCAACACTCTGTTCCTTGGGCTGTTCGACATCGTGAACCGGATCCGTCAGGATGCGGCGTGGTGCGCCATCCGCGAACAGGCCCGCATCAGCGCGGGATCGCGCGCCATCACGATCATGCAGCACACCGCCATCGTCGATGCGATCGGCGCGCGCGACCCCGCCTCCGCGGGGCGCGCCATGCACGAACATCTTTTGCTGCTTCAGGACACGCTGAACCGGCAGACGAGCCATTACCCAGACCAGAGCCCGGACGTACCGGCGCCACCCCCCATCCAGCAAGGAAACCTGACATGA
- a CDS encoding NAD(P)H-quinone oxidoreductase: MPELMRAVAITEHGAPEVLKIDYVPAPVPSHGQILIRIAYAGVNRPDALQRAGHYAPPPGASALPGLECAGHVAAVGPGVTRWQVGDAVCALLPGGGYATHAVTEADHALPIPEGMSLAEAACLPETCFTVWSNVVMRGGLAAGERFLVHGGSSGIGTTAIQIGRALGARVFATAGSDDKCAACAELGAEAINYRDSDFVEILRAEGGADLILDMVGGDYVRRNIRALADDGRLVQIAFLSGAKVELNMAEVMSRRLTITGSTLRPQTALQKARIAAELERHVWPMIASGALRPVMDSTFAMDDAAKAHARMESSAHIGKIVLEMPED; the protein is encoded by the coding sequence ATGCCCGAACTGATGCGCGCCGTGGCCATCACCGAACACGGCGCCCCCGAGGTGCTGAAGATCGACTACGTTCCCGCCCCGGTGCCGAGCCATGGGCAGATCCTGATCCGCATCGCCTATGCCGGGGTGAACCGCCCGGACGCCTTGCAGCGGGCGGGGCATTACGCGCCGCCGCCCGGCGCGTCGGCGCTGCCGGGGCTGGAATGTGCGGGCCATGTGGCGGCGGTGGGGCCGGGCGTCACCCGCTGGCAGGTGGGGGATGCGGTCTGCGCGCTTCTGCCTGGCGGCGGCTATGCCACCCATGCCGTGACCGAGGCCGACCACGCCCTGCCCATCCCCGAGGGGATGAGCCTTGCCGAAGCCGCCTGCCTGCCCGAAACCTGTTTCACCGTCTGGTCCAACGTGGTGATGCGCGGCGGCCTTGCGGCGGGGGAGAGGTTCCTCGTCCATGGCGGATCCTCCGGGATCGGGACGACCGCGATCCAGATCGGGCGGGCCTTGGGCGCGCGTGTCTTCGCCACCGCCGGTTCGGACGACAAATGCGCCGCCTGCGCCGAACTCGGCGCCGAGGCGATCAACTACCGCGACAGCGATTTCGTGGAAATCCTGCGCGCCGAGGGCGGGGCCGATCTGATCCTCGACATGGTGGGGGGCGATTACGTCCGGCGCAACATCCGCGCGCTGGCCGATGACGGGCGGCTGGTGCAGATCGCCTTCCTGTCCGGTGCCAAGGTGGAACTGAACATGGCCGAGGTGATGTCCCGCCGCCTGACGATCACCGGCTCCACGCTGCGGCCGCAGACGGCGCTGCAGAAGGCCCGGATCGCCGCCGAATTGGAACGCCATGTCTGGCCGATGATCGCCTCGGGTGCGCTGCGCCCGGTGATGGACAGCACCTTCGCCATGGACGACGCCGCCAAGGCCCATGCGCGGATGGAAAGCTCCGCCCATATCGGCAAGATCGTGCTGGAGATGCCGGAGGACTAG
- the rpsU gene encoding 30S ribosomal protein S21: MQVSVRDNNVEQALRALKKKLQREGVFREMKLKQHFEKPSVKKAREQAEAVRRARKLARKKAQREGNL, encoded by the coding sequence ATGCAGGTCAGCGTTCGTGACAATAACGTCGAACAGGCCCTTCGGGCCCTGAAGAAGAAACTCCAGCGCGAAGGCGTGTTCCGCGAAATGAAGCTCAAGCAACATTTCGAGAAACCGTCCGTCAAGAAAGCGCGCGAGCAAGCCGAGGCCGTTCGTCGTGCCCGTAAACTCGCTCGTAAGAAAGCGCAGCGCGAGGGTAACCTCTAA